A section of the Bacteroidales bacterium genome encodes:
- the ychF gene encoding redox-regulated ATPase YchF, whose product MALKVGIIGLTNCGKTTIFNCMSDTKAEVSTFAFSTTKSNLGTAQVFDPRLYELDKLIKAEKVVPASIEIVDIPGLAKGAGQGEGIGNSFLNDIRNVDALIHVVRCFDDPLLPHIDGSIDPLRDKETLDFELQVKDLEQIDRKLQKVEKALKSGDKAVKPTFDSLTKFKTHLENFGNIRSLELNEEDLKLIRELFLLTAKPVMYVCNVDDNSAKDGNKYSSNFIEETKKENTEIIIIAGRTEAEIAELDENDRRDFLNDLGLSEPSIHRISRAAYSLLNLISFFTVGGVENRAWSIKRDTPAPQAAGAIHSDLERGFIRAEVIAYNDMMQYKSEAACKDAGKMRVEGKSYIVQDGDILHIRFNV is encoded by the coding sequence ATGGCGTTAAAAGTTGGAATTATTGGACTTACAAATTGTGGAAAAACCACAATATTTAATTGCATGTCAGACACAAAAGCCGAAGTAAGCACTTTTGCTTTTAGCACTACAAAAAGCAATCTCGGCACTGCTCAAGTGTTTGACCCGCGTTTATACGAATTAGACAAACTTATTAAAGCTGAAAAAGTTGTTCCTGCAAGCATAGAAATTGTTGACATTCCCGGCTTAGCAAAAGGAGCTGGACAAGGAGAAGGAATTGGAAATTCTTTTTTAAATGACATCAGAAATGTTGATGCTCTTATTCATGTTGTTCGCTGCTTCGACGACCCACTTTTACCGCATATTGACGGCTCTATAGATCCTCTACGCGACAAAGAAACATTAGACTTTGAATTACAAGTAAAAGACCTCGAACAAATTGACCGCAAACTTCAAAAAGTAGAAAAAGCTCTGAAATCAGGAGATAAAGCAGTAAAGCCAACTTTTGACAGCTTGACTAAATTTAAAACTCATCTTGAAAATTTTGGAAATATTCGTTCATTAGAACTAAATGAGGAAGATTTAAAGCTCATTAGAGAATTGTTTTTGCTTACCGCAAAGCCCGTAATGTATGTCTGCAACGTAGATGATAACTCCGCGAAAGACGGAAACAAATACTCTTCTAACTTTATAGAAGAAACAAAAAAAGAAAATACAGAAATCATCATTATTGCTGGACGCACAGAGGCTGAAATTGCAGAATTAGACGAAAACGACCGTCGCGACTTCCTTAACGACCTAGGACTTTCAGAACCAAGCATACATAGAATTTCTCGTGCTGCCTATTCGCTTTTAAATCTTATATCTTTTTTCACTGTTGGCGGCGTAGAAAACAGAGCTTGGAGTATAAAAAGAGACACTCCTGCGCCTCAAGCTGCTGGAGCCATACACAGCGACCTCGAACGTGGCTTTATTAGGGCAGAAGTTATTGCTTATAATGATATGATGCAATACAAATCAGAAGCCGCTTGCAAAGATGCTGGCAAAATGAGAGTGGAAGGGAAATCATACATTGTGCAAGACGGAGATATATTGCATATCAGATTTAACGTGTAA
- a CDS encoding MBOAT family protein, with amino-acid sequence MVFSSIVFILYFLPVFLFTYYLADKKYKNIVILLFSIFFYSWGAPKFIFVILGTTFLDFHLVNWMSQTEKKIHKRLLLALSVSINLGLLFYFKYSNFFIENLNHLFSAFGCTSHIHWTKLVLPLGISFYTFETITYVVDVYRKVHKPLNNFWDYQLYIILFPKLIAGPIIRYHDLADQITDRSQNDTMDNRLTGFYRFVVGLAKKVLIANHLGQQADFIFSQNFASIDTPTAWIGILAYTFQIYFDFSGYSDMAIGIAKMIGFKFPENFNNPYISRSITEFWRRWHISLGAWMKNYLYIPLGGNRVKTKRRLYFNLWFVFLASGLWHGASWNFIIWGAYHGFFLVAERSFLLKFYDKIGKLASNIITFFIVVIGWTFFRIEKTTDAFAYIKRMFAFETNNSISFDTDFITFFIIAIFFSFFAYFKIGEKIQNSFFFEKYSVGKHLRVMPIIGILFVLCIGYIAASGFNPFIYFRF; translated from the coding sequence ATGGTATTTAGTAGCATAGTCTTTATATTATATTTTTTACCAGTTTTTTTGTTCACTTATTACCTTGCTGACAAGAAATACAAAAACATTGTTATACTTCTATTCAGTATTTTCTTTTATAGCTGGGGTGCTCCAAAATTTATTTTTGTAATTCTTGGCACAACGTTTTTAGATTTTCATTTGGTTAATTGGATGTCGCAAACAGAAAAGAAAATACACAAAAGATTATTACTTGCTTTATCTGTTTCTATAAATTTAGGTCTTCTTTTTTATTTTAAATACTCAAATTTTTTCATAGAAAACCTAAACCATCTTTTTTCTGCTTTTGGCTGCACAAGCCATATTCATTGGACGAAGCTGGTATTACCACTAGGCATATCTTTTTATACATTTGAGACCATAACATACGTTGTTGATGTTTACAGAAAAGTGCACAAGCCATTAAATAATTTTTGGGACTATCAACTATATATTATTTTATTCCCGAAATTAATTGCGGGTCCAATAATTAGATACCACGATTTAGCTGATCAAATTACAGACCGCTCTCAAAACGACACAATGGATAATAGGCTCACAGGATTTTATCGTTTTGTGGTAGGACTTGCAAAAAAAGTTTTAATTGCAAATCATCTTGGGCAACAAGCAGATTTTATTTTTAGTCAAAACTTTGCAAGCATAGACACGCCAACCGCTTGGATAGGCATTTTAGCTTACACTTTCCAAATTTATTTCGATTTTTCTGGTTATTCCGATATGGCTATAGGCATTGCAAAAATGATTGGCTTCAAATTTCCAGAAAACTTCAACAATCCATATATTTCAAGAAGCATTACTGAGTTTTGGCGACGTTGGCACATTTCGCTTGGTGCATGGATGAAAAACTATTTATATATTCCATTAGGCGGAAACAGAGTTAAAACAAAACGCCGACTATATTTCAATCTTTGGTTTGTTTTTCTCGCTTCTGGGCTATGGCACGGTGCTTCGTGGAACTTTATTATATGGGGCGCATACCACGGCTTTTTCCTAGTTGCAGAAAGAAGCTTTTTACTGAAATTTTATGATAAAATCGGAAAACTAGCTAGCAATATTATTACATTTTTCATTGTGGTAATAGGCTGGACATTTTTTAGAATTGAAAAAACAACAGACGCTTTTGCATATATAAAAAGAATGTTCGCTTTTGAAACAAACAATAGCATATCTTTTGACACAGACTTTATCACATTTTTCATTATCGCAATATTCTTTTCGTTTTTCGCCTATTTCAAAATTGGAGAAAAAATACAAAACTCTTTCTTTTTTGAAAAATATTCCGTTGGCAAACATTTAAGAGTTATGCCAATTATTGGAATTTTATTTGTCCTTTGCATTGGCTATATTGCCGCATCTGGATTTAATCCTTTTATTTATTTTAGATTTTAA
- a CDS encoding RNA polymerase sigma factor has protein sequence MNRKEYNICVDNYSDAVYRFVLKSIGDQDDAADIVQEAFVRMWEKSENISFEKSKSYLFSTAYHIMIDFIRKQKRINYNIDFADEFASNSFSTNESYSNFDLKSILNEALNKLPLIQKSVILLRDYEGYSYEEIGDITELSESQVKVYIYRGRIALKNYIKSLDLVL, from the coding sequence ATGAACAGAAAAGAATATAATATTTGCGTTGACAACTATTCTGATGCTGTTTATAGATTTGTATTAAAAAGTATTGGCGATCAAGATGATGCCGCTGATATTGTGCAAGAAGCATTTGTTCGTATGTGGGAAAAATCGGAAAACATTTCTTTCGAAAAATCAAAATCGTATTTGTTTTCGACTGCTTATCATATAATGATTGATTTTATTAGAAAACAAAAGCGCATTAACTACAACATTGATTTTGCTGACGAATTTGCTTCTAATAGCTTCTCAACTAATGAAAGCTACTCTAATTTTGACCTAAAATCTATTCTGAACGAAGCCCTAAACAAATTACCGCTTATTCAAAAATCAGTAATTCTTTTACGCGACTACGAAGGCTATTCATACGAAGAAATTGGCGATATAACAGAATTAAGCGAAAGTCAGGTGAAAGTATATATCTACCGCGGACGCATTGCTCTTAAAAACTACATAAAAAGTCTTGACCTTGTGCTATGA
- a CDS encoding T9SS type A sorting domain-containing protein: MKKLQILTTMLFLSVILNAQTLPFAMVGAEWHYDYYIEGPVTAYMKIHAEKDTIINGKNCSMMIRSAKSYCHLTNKYSDEYIIDTNYMAKELDKVLLLRGDTFYTIYDFSLDIGDSLIIPASVYSEELDSTGCFHVLNKGDTLINGKSFRYIDVYSKWPALYIEDEGYHWGYNGIILEDIGPLKSDLFPNQQVYSFPPGYNNGAKIRCYSDSSFAMQLVTCDSILSIQDYSDSKPISIYPNPAKNEINIVLQKNEDFNISIFDISGKIISNTYESTGETGIVSIDISDLVSSIYIIEAKGKNIYRAKFVKK; encoded by the coding sequence ATGAAAAAGTTACAAATTTTAACCACAATGTTGTTTTTATCTGTAATTCTAAATGCCCAAACTTTGCCATTTGCTATGGTTGGTGCTGAGTGGCATTATGATTATTATATAGAAGGTCCTGTTACCGCCTATATGAAAATTCATGCTGAAAAAGATACAATTATAAATGGCAAAAATTGTTCTATGATGATTAGGTCGGCTAAATCTTATTGTCATCTTACTAATAAATATAGTGATGAATATATTATTGATACAAATTATATGGCTAAAGAATTAGATAAAGTATTGTTATTGCGAGGTGATACTTTTTATACAATATATGATTTTAGCCTTGATATAGGTGATAGCCTTATTATTCCAGCCTCTGTTTATTCAGAAGAGCTAGACTCAACTGGATGCTTTCATGTTTTAAATAAGGGCGATACTTTAATAAATGGTAAAAGTTTCAGGTATATTGATGTATATAGTAAATGGCCCGCACTTTATATTGAAGATGAAGGATATCACTGGGGATACAATGGCATTATTTTAGAAGACATTGGACCATTAAAAAGCGATTTATTTCCAAATCAACAAGTTTATTCTTTTCCTCCAGGATATAATAATGGTGCAAAAATCAGATGTTATTCCGATTCATCTTTTGCTATGCAACTCGTTACATGTGATTCAATATTGTCCATTCAAGATTATTCAGATTCTAAACCAATTTCTATCTATCCAAATCCAGCTAAAAATGAAATAAATATAGTTTTGCAAAAAAACGAAGATTTTAATATTTCCATTTTTGATATTTCTGGCAAAATTATTTCTAATACTTACGAAAGCACTGGCGAAACAGGCATAGTTTCTATTGATATTTCAGATTTGGTTTCAAGTATTTATATCATTGAAGCAAAAGGCAAAAATATCTATAGAGCTAAGTTTGTGAAAAAATAG
- the fbaA gene encoding class II fructose-bisphosphate aldolase: MENLSSLIGTGIIYGKKLQALFNYAKKNNFAIPAVNVVGTNSVNAVMEAAVQAKAPVIIQFSSGGGQFFAGKSLPNDTYQASIMGSISGAEHIHKLAELYGVPVIIHTDHAAKKLLPWIDGLLEAGEKFYAIHKKPLFSSHMLDLSEESLEENIEICKKYLARMSKIEMTLEIELGVTGGEEDGVDNTQVDNSKLYTQPEHVAFAYEELMKISPNFTIAASFGNVHGVYKPGNVRLEPIILKNSQEYIQKKFNTVEEPVNFVFHGGSGSSREEIREAISYGVIKMNIDTDTQWAYWEGVMNYYKKNEKYLQGQIGNPEGDDKPNKKYYDPRAWLRDGEKAMVKRLLIAFEDLNSLNKL, encoded by the coding sequence ATGGAAAATCTTTCATCTTTAATTGGAACTGGAATAATTTATGGAAAAAAACTACAAGCTTTGTTTAACTATGCAAAGAAAAATAATTTTGCAATTCCAGCAGTAAATGTTGTTGGCACTAATTCAGTAAACGCAGTAATGGAAGCTGCTGTGCAAGCAAAAGCACCCGTTATAATTCAATTTTCAAGCGGCGGTGGACAATTTTTTGCAGGCAAATCTCTTCCAAATGATACTTACCAAGCAAGCATAATGGGTTCAATTTCAGGCGCTGAACATATTCATAAGCTTGCTGAATTATACGGCGTTCCTGTAATTATCCACACAGACCATGCTGCAAAAAAACTACTCCCTTGGATTGATGGGCTTCTTGAGGCTGGCGAAAAATTTTATGCTATTCATAAAAAACCTCTGTTTTCAAGCCACATGCTTGATTTAAGCGAGGAATCATTAGAAGAAAATATAGAAATATGCAAAAAATATTTAGCTCGAATGTCAAAAATTGAAATGACTTTGGAAATCGAGCTAGGCGTTACTGGTGGCGAAGAAGACGGAGTTGATAACACTCAAGTTGACAATAGCAAACTATATACACAACCTGAACACGTAGCTTTTGCTTACGAAGAGCTAATGAAAATCTCTCCTAATTTTACTATTGCTGCTTCCTTTGGAAATGTTCACGGAGTTTATAAACCCGGAAACGTTAGATTGGAGCCTATTATTCTAAAAAACAGCCAAGAATACATACAAAAGAAATTTAACACTGTTGAAGAACCTGTAAATTTTGTTTTCCATGGCGGCAGTGGGTCTTCAAGAGAAGAAATCCGTGAAGCAATTTCTTATGGAGTAATAAAAATGAATATCGACACTGATACACAATGGGCTTATTGGGAAGGTGTTATGAATTACTATAAGAAAAATGAAAAATATCTTCAAGGACAAATTGGCAACCCTGAAGGCGACGATAAACCAAACAAAAAATATTATGACCCTCGTGCTTGGTTACGTGATGGCGAAAAAGCAATGGTGAAACGCCTTTTGATAGCTTTTGAAGACTTAAACTCACTGAATAAACTTTAA
- a CDS encoding putative porin, giving the protein MKFVYIHIILICFLSTALKAQHDVDSTIIINDTLVTKYQTLSQDNIILQKEFLLNHNLSAFNSFDPLNNLKWSASNGSLGSSYQKLWFPDRITNSPNQYLSFFNSQDNYLFLKENIPIYSDSIPFSIASYSSGYKKEQYFNFIHSQPLARQWHISLDYRIISSNGAYKNQKTNLHNFYTNISFTTKSEVYHFDAGIILNKINQKENGGVTFFNEFLDTTLYDRNLTAVNLYSAENLARFNDYYAINEVRLGKKNQKKDILYIQHLFNLHREQHVYKDAFETDSNYYKTWITPISNDSIKHYSIDNTLSIGSKYRKHLKWHLGLSNSYKKLYNTGKDTTLLQYSFNFGISYKLKEKLLFAIRGSSDVLNSSYEHKNIHFDFLGTDSMKFKPHLNISYIISQPSVFYSEYNGNHFSWNKKIEPTKTLIGNAEFSFAELNAGAFFAKFSNYLYFNGNEFFQSDGGSAYGGHVSANVKFSIIRLKCLAGVQALQNAQYINLPPWFAKAEASANFNVFKRALTLETGLGAWINSSYYADAYNPNLQFYYSQRNIKTGGFIYPNFFVRAQIKRAIIFAELINFTAGLVKVNYWQTPGFPLHDRSFRFGISWCFFN; this is encoded by the coding sequence ATGAAATTTGTTTACATCCATATTATTTTAATTTGTTTTTTGTCAACAGCACTAAAAGCACAACATGACGTTGACTCTACTATTATTATTAATGACACTTTAGTTACAAAATATCAAACTTTGTCTCAGGATAATATTATTCTTCAAAAAGAATTTTTATTAAACCATAATTTATCTGCTTTCAATAGCTTTGACCCATTAAACAATTTAAAATGGAGCGCCAGCAATGGTTCTCTTGGCTCTTCGTATCAAAAACTGTGGTTTCCTGACAGAATAACAAACAGCCCAAATCAATATTTATCCTTTTTTAATTCACAAGATAATTATCTGTTTTTAAAAGAAAATATTCCAATTTATAGCGACAGCATTCCGTTTTCTATTGCTTCTTACTCAAGCGGATACAAAAAAGAACAATATTTCAATTTTATTCACAGTCAACCACTTGCACGCCAATGGCATATTTCTTTAGATTACAGAATTATAAGCTCTAACGGAGCATACAAAAACCAAAAGACAAACCTTCATAATTTTTACACAAATATTTCTTTTACAACAAAATCTGAAGTTTATCACTTCGATGCAGGAATAATTCTGAATAAAATTAACCAAAAAGAAAATGGTGGCGTAACATTTTTCAATGAGTTTTTAGACACAACTTTATACGACCGAAATTTAACCGCAGTAAACTTATATTCTGCAGAAAACTTAGCTCGATTCAACGATTATTACGCCATAAACGAAGTTAGACTTGGAAAGAAAAATCAAAAAAAAGATATTTTATACATACAACACCTCTTTAACTTGCATAGAGAGCAACATGTATATAAAGATGCCTTTGAAACTGACAGTAATTACTATAAAACTTGGATAACACCAATATCAAACGACAGTATAAAACATTATTCTATAGACAACACATTGAGCATTGGCAGCAAATACAGAAAACATTTAAAGTGGCATTTAGGATTGTCTAACTCTTACAAAAAGCTCTATAACACAGGAAAAGACACAACTTTATTGCAATATTCTTTTAACTTTGGAATTTCGTACAAATTAAAAGAAAAACTATTATTTGCAATTAGAGGCAGCTCGGACGTTCTAAATTCTTCGTATGAACATAAAAATATTCACTTCGATTTTTTAGGAACAGACTCTATGAAATTCAAGCCTCATCTAAATATTAGCTATATTATTAGTCAACCTTCAGTTTTTTACTCAGAATACAATGGCAATCATTTTTCATGGAATAAAAAAATCGAACCTACAAAAACTCTTATTGGTAATGCGGAATTTAGCTTTGCAGAACTCAATGCTGGTGCCTTTTTTGCTAAATTTTCAAATTATTTATATTTTAACGGAAATGAGTTTTTCCAATCAGATGGCGGCTCCGCTTATGGAGGACATGTTTCTGCAAATGTAAAATTCTCAATTATAAGATTAAAATGCTTAGCCGGCGTGCAAGCTCTTCAAAATGCTCAATACATAAATTTACCTCCATGGTTTGCAAAAGCTGAAGCCTCTGCTAATTTCAATGTGTTCAAAAGAGCTTTAACACTAGAAACCGGACTTGGTGCATGGATAAATTCTTCCTATTATGCTGATGCATACAATCCTAATTTGCAATTTTATTACTCTCAACGAAACATAAAAACAGGAGGATTTATTTATCCAAACTTTTTTGTTAGAGCTCAAATAAAGCGAGCAATAATTTTTGCAGAATTAATAAATTTCACAGCCGGTTTAGTAAAAGTAAATTACTGGCAAACGCCGGGATTTCCTTTACACGACAGGAGTTTTAGATTTGGTATTTCTTGGTGTTTTTTTAATTAA
- the rlmN gene encoding 23S rRNA (adenine(2503)-C(2))-methyltransferase RlmN → MKNTSILGLTISELSEICKKHKANSFVAEQIASWLYKKKVYDFDAMSNLSKNFREQLKSDFPIILKPYSNLQISQDGTKKYLFEYSENRVVETAVIPENDRITVCVSSQAGCRFGCAFCATGKIGYKGNLSAGEILNQLAAIDEFDKITNIVFMGMGEPLDNWEEVYKAIEILTESWGYDMSPTRITVSTIGLIEKIKELIEKTKVNIAISLHSPFADERKFIMPVQNASPVDAVLKVIREANFPRHRKFSLEYILIKDLNMSKSHAAKLAEIAMFNKARINLIPFNANSELNFKTPSYSEVVKFQNEISKKGANVTLRKSRGLDIKAACGTLSANK, encoded by the coding sequence ATGAAAAATACATCAATTTTAGGGCTTACAATTTCCGAATTGTCGGAGATATGCAAAAAACATAAGGCTAATAGTTTTGTTGCTGAGCAAATAGCTTCGTGGCTCTATAAGAAAAAAGTATATGACTTTGACGCAATGAGTAATCTCTCTAAAAATTTTAGAGAACAGTTAAAAAGCGACTTCCCAATAATTTTAAAGCCATATTCTAATCTGCAAATTTCGCAAGACGGAACAAAAAAATATTTATTTGAATATTCAGAAAACAGGGTAGTAGAAACAGCGGTTATTCCAGAGAATGATAGAATCACTGTTTGTGTTTCTTCGCAAGCTGGTTGTCGCTTTGGCTGTGCTTTCTGTGCAACAGGCAAAATTGGATATAAAGGCAATTTGTCAGCCGGCGAAATACTAAACCAATTAGCAGCAATAGATGAATTTGATAAAATTACAAACATTGTTTTTATGGGCATGGGAGAGCCTTTGGACAATTGGGAGGAAGTTTATAAGGCAATAGAAATTTTAACTGAAAGTTGGGGATATGATATGAGCCCAACGAGAATTACTGTTTCCACTATAGGTTTAATCGAAAAAATAAAAGAGTTAATTGAAAAAACAAAGGTAAACATTGCAATTAGCTTGCATAGCCCTTTTGCAGATGAGCGGAAATTTATTATGCCTGTGCAAAATGCAAGTCCGGTAGATGCTGTTTTAAAAGTTATTCGTGAAGCAAATTTCCCGCGACATAGAAAATTCTCTTTAGAATATATTTTAATAAAAGATTTAAACATGTCTAAAAGCCATGCAGCAAAACTTGCAGAAATAGCCATGTTTAATAAAGCCCGAATAAATTTAATACCTTTTAACGCTAATTCTGAACTTAATTTTAAAACGCCGTCATATAGCGAAGTAGTGAAGTTTCAAAATGAAATATCAAAAAAAGGAGCCAATGTAACGCTGCGCAAATCAAGAGGCTTGGATATTAAGGCTGCGTGCGGAACTTTGTCAGCTAATAAATAA